In a genomic window of Paracoccaceae bacterium:
- a CDS encoding inositol monophosphatase family protein translates to MTQATTDDCARTVETIARTAGDLALSHFNKLNTVLVEAKGHLDLVTAADQEVEAFVTRSLIEAFPEDGVFGEEGASRQGGSGRTWVIDPIDGTFNFVRGGDQWAVSIGLYDGERPIFGVVYVPVRGQMLVGGIGRASTLNGARMTRRAGMKAEQAACGVGFHPVIPVDLRLETLRFVLENAQMSFRCCGSATLSLIEIAQGQVDGYLGTGESTWDLMAVVPILEQIGIGCTVDWAQTDLSDKLRFACGTPEFLDAVAPIVPFGTALRLN, encoded by the coding sequence GTGACTCAAGCCACAACAGATGACTGTGCTCGGACCGTCGAGACCATTGCCCGGACGGCAGGCGACCTGGCCCTCTCGCATTTTAACAAGCTCAATACGGTGCTGGTCGAGGCCAAGGGACATCTTGATCTTGTTACCGCCGCGGACCAGGAGGTCGAAGCCTTTGTTACGAGATCCCTGATTGAAGCGTTCCCCGAAGACGGCGTGTTCGGCGAAGAGGGGGCATCACGGCAAGGCGGCTCTGGGCGGACCTGGGTGATTGATCCGATCGACGGGACATTCAACTTCGTGCGTGGCGGGGATCAATGGGCGGTTTCAATCGGCCTGTATGACGGCGAGCGGCCGATTTTTGGTGTCGTATACGTCCCCGTACGCGGGCAAATGCTTGTCGGGGGCATCGGCCGCGCCAGCACTCTGAATGGCGCAAGAATGACCCGGCGCGCGGGCATGAAGGCCGAGCAGGCCGCATGCGGGGTTGGCTTTCATCCCGTGATCCCCGTTGATCTCAGGCTTGAAACACTACGCTTTGTGCTGGAGAACGCACAAATGTCCTTTCGGTGCTGTGGCTCGGCAACCCTCTCGCTGATCGAAATTGCGCAAGGTCAGGTGGACGGATATCTGGGCACTGGCGAATCCACTTGGGATCTTATGGCGGTCGTCCCGATTCTGGAACAAATCGGTATTGGCTGCACCGTCGATTGGGCGCAGACGGATCTGAGTGACAAGTTGCGATTTGCCTGCGGAACACCCGAATTTCTGGATGCCGTCGCTCCGATTGTGCCTTTTGGTACTGCTTTACGGCTGAACTGA
- a CDS encoding DeoR/GlpR family DNA-binding transcription regulator, which yields MSSKKQRRREAISALVLERGAVTVGSLAERFDVSMQTIRRDVDAMCEGDILHRVHGRIELSKEFLNTPFDQRAGTNLMGKRAIGEATANLIPDGSTLFISIGSTPLSVAQALRCRKGLTVITNNLSAAMALSDEVSNRIILPGGEVRLPDRDILGNDVLEFFGRFRADFAVFGAAGIAEDGGLLEFHTTEVRATQKICENAQQSLLVIDGSKFGRQAPALGSNIDDMDRIITDRRPSELFAPLLAHINDRLLVAEGHIT from the coding sequence ATGTCATCAAAGAAGCAAAGACGACGCGAAGCGATCTCGGCTTTGGTTTTGGAGCGAGGCGCTGTGACTGTGGGCTCACTGGCTGAGCGGTTTGACGTCTCCATGCAAACGATCCGCCGCGATGTTGACGCCATGTGCGAAGGCGACATTCTGCATCGTGTACATGGCCGCATCGAGTTGAGTAAAGAGTTCCTCAATACGCCTTTTGATCAGCGTGCGGGCACCAACCTGATGGGCAAGCGCGCCATTGGTGAGGCCACCGCCAATTTGATCCCTGATGGTTCCACATTGTTCATCTCCATTGGATCCACCCCGCTCAGCGTGGCCCAAGCCCTGCGTTGCCGCAAGGGATTGACCGTCATCACCAACAATCTGAGTGCCGCGATGGCGCTCAGCGATGAGGTCTCGAACAGGATCATCCTGCCCGGCGGTGAAGTGCGTTTGCCTGATCGCGACATTCTGGGAAATGACGTGCTGGAATTCTTCGGCCGGTTTCGGGCAGATTTTGCGGTTTTCGGGGCTGCGGGGATTGCCGAAGATGGCGGCCTTCTTGAATTTCACACAACTGAAGTGCGCGCGACACAAAAGATCTGTGAGAACGCGCAACAGTCCCTCTTGGTGATTGATGGTTCGAAATTCGGACGTCAGGCGCCAGCACTGGGCAGCAATATTGACGACATGGACAGGATTATCACCGACCGACGTCCGTCCGAACTTTTTGCACCGCTACTGGCCCATATCAATGATCGCCTGCTTGTGGCTGAAGGACATATAACATGA
- a CDS encoding ABC transporter ATP-binding protein, with protein sequence MTTSPFVKLDGVAKRWNGQLGVEDITLDVPEGSFTALLGPSGCGKSTTLRLLAGLELPDEGKILIDGRDVTTSAASDRNLSMVFQSYALFPHLSVAENVVFGLKVRRVAKAERQKKLHRALEITGLLGLEDRKPGELSGGQRQRVALARAIVAGQRLCLMDEPLSNLDAKLRNAVRKDIKKLQRDLGITVVYVTHDQTEAMSMADTVVLMKDGQIQQVGAPEDLYSRPNNTFVAEFVGAPPMALIDSAVLNGFGVDKTIGIRAENIQIVPKGEGRMRCVVNESEFLGAETLVGLDHQGTAGLCVIKPGLSLMPEGKEIDIDFSDENLHVFNAEGLRVSG encoded by the coding sequence ATGACGACATCACCGTTTGTGAAGCTTGACGGCGTGGCAAAGCGATGGAACGGCCAGTTGGGCGTCGAGGACATCACACTGGATGTACCAGAGGGTAGTTTCACAGCGCTTCTGGGGCCGTCGGGGTGCGGGAAATCCACGACACTTCGACTGTTGGCCGGGCTGGAGTTGCCGGACGAAGGCAAAATCCTGATAGATGGTAGGGACGTCACCACAAGCGCGGCATCCGACCGGAACCTTTCGATGGTGTTTCAGTCCTATGCCTTGTTTCCGCACTTGTCTGTTGCCGAGAACGTCGTTTTTGGCCTGAAAGTCCGTCGTGTCGCAAAAGCCGAACGTCAGAAAAAACTGCACCGCGCGTTGGAAATCACCGGGCTGCTCGGGCTGGAAGATCGCAAGCCCGGCGAATTGTCGGGTGGTCAGCGGCAGCGGGTTGCTCTGGCGCGCGCCATCGTGGCGGGGCAACGCTTGTGTCTGATGGACGAACCGCTTTCAAATCTTGATGCGAAACTGCGCAACGCGGTACGTAAGGACATCAAGAAACTCCAACGCGACCTTGGCATCACAGTCGTCTATGTCACTCACGATCAGACCGAAGCCATGAGCATGGCTGACACCGTCGTTCTGATGAAGGACGGACAAATTCAACAAGTTGGCGCGCCAGAGGATCTCTATAGCAGGCCCAACAATACCTTCGTTGCAGAATTTGTCGGCGCGCCGCCGATGGCATTGATTGACTCAGCCGTCCTGAACGGATTTGGCGTGGACAAGACCATCGGGATACGGGCCGAAAACATCCAGATTGTCCCGAAGGGTGAAGGGCGGATGCGCTGCGTTGTCAATGAAAGCGAATTCCTCGGCGCAGAGACATTGGTCGGTCTGGATCACCAGGGTACTGCGGGGCTATGCGTGATCAAGCCGGGATTGTCGCTGATGCCTGAAGGCAAAGAAATCGATATCGACTTCAGCGACGAAAATCTACACGTCTTTAACGCTGAAGGCCTGCGTGTGTCAGGGTGA
- a CDS encoding ABC transporter substrate-binding protein → MKLFSTTGLGLATAMAVGLAAPSSAETELTMYYPIAVGGALTEVVDGIVADFEAANPDIKVNAIYSGNYDDTRVRALSALASGEPAQLAVMFSIDAYDLIEQDLILPFEEVATSDADKEWLGSFYPALMANGLIEGQTWGIPFQRSTIVAYYNKDLFRAAGLDPEAPPTTWDEMISMGKALTQGDTYGLMIPSTGYPYWMFQALAIQNGKEVMSGNGLTTYFDDPTVVETLEFWKSLSTEHSIMPTGTVEWGTLRQAFLEGQTAMMWHSTGNLTAVKNGASFDFGVAELPANVRKGSPTGGGNFYLFKDTTDEERAAALKLMQFMTSPEQAAAWSIGTGYMGVSPTAYETEALRAYTAEFPPALVARNQLENAVAEFSTFETARVRDGLNNAIQSALTGAKEPADALAEAQAAAVRLLSDYQ, encoded by the coding sequence ATGAAGTTATTTTCAACTACTGGGCTGGGGTTGGCTACTGCGATGGCAGTTGGTCTTGCCGCACCTTCAAGCGCTGAAACCGAACTGACGATGTATTACCCGATTGCAGTCGGGGGGGCATTGACCGAAGTGGTGGACGGCATCGTCGCCGACTTTGAGGCCGCCAATCCCGACATCAAGGTGAACGCGATCTATTCGGGCAACTATGATGACACGCGCGTGCGGGCCTTGTCTGCACTTGCATCCGGTGAACCGGCGCAGCTGGCCGTGATGTTCTCCATCGACGCCTATGATCTGATCGAGCAGGACTTGATCCTTCCATTCGAGGAAGTTGCAACGTCCGACGCCGACAAGGAATGGCTGGGCAGTTTCTATCCTGCGCTGATGGCGAATGGTCTGATCGAAGGTCAGACTTGGGGCATTCCGTTCCAGCGGTCCACGATTGTTGCCTACTACAACAAGGATCTGTTCCGCGCGGCTGGCCTGGATCCGGAAGCACCGCCCACGACCTGGGATGAAATGATCTCGATGGGCAAGGCCCTGACCCAGGGCGACACTTATGGTCTGATGATCCCGTCCACCGGCTACCCTTACTGGATGTTCCAGGCGCTCGCGATCCAGAATGGCAAGGAAGTCATGTCCGGCAATGGTCTGACCACATACTTTGACGATCCGACGGTCGTTGAAACGCTGGAGTTTTGGAAATCGCTTTCGACCGAACACAGCATCATGCCGACCGGTACCGTCGAATGGGGCACGTTGCGTCAGGCATTCCTTGAGGGTCAAACCGCGATGATGTGGCATTCGACTGGCAACCTGACAGCGGTGAAGAATGGCGCAAGCTTTGACTTTGGCGTTGCCGAGCTGCCCGCCAATGTACGCAAGGGCTCGCCCACGGGTGGCGGTAACTTCTATCTGTTCAAGGACACAACGGATGAGGAACGTGCCGCCGCGCTCAAGCTGATGCAGTTCATGACATCCCCTGAACAGGCGGCTGCATGGTCCATCGGTACCGGCTACATGGGTGTGTCGCCGACCGCTTACGAGACCGAGGCGCTTCGGGCATATACGGCCGAATTCCCGCCTGCGCTCGTGGCGCGTAACCAGTTGGAAAACGCTGTCGCCGAATTTTCGACATTCGAGACAGCCCGCGTACGTGATGGCTTGAACAATGCGATCCAGTCTGCATTGACCGGCGCGAAAGAACCCGCTGACGCTTTGGCCGAGGCACAAGCCGCCGCCGTGCGCCTGCTGAGCGACTACCAGTAA
- a CDS encoding sugar ABC transporter permease: MSAHANLERRRQAIYGWLLLSPAAVLLTLFAFYPSIATLWSSLFSRGTRRKPTEFVGTENYAELFADPTFWLVVKNNLLYAGVTIPVSIFIALSMALWANGKIRARGFVRTAYFTPTVLPMIAAANLWLFFYTPGLGVLDQIGSLFGLPSVNWLGQPETALWAIIIVTIWKEAGFFMIFYLAALQTIPEDLKEAADIEGASRWTYTRRIVLPLLMPTTLFIAVNAMINSVKLIDHLFILTKGGPSDASKLILYYIWEMAFAFFDAPSAAAMTIMVIAVLGIVAAIQFFYLDKRTHYQ, from the coding sequence ATGTCAGCCCATGCCAACCTTGAACGTCGCAGGCAGGCCATCTATGGCTGGCTACTGCTGTCGCCCGCGGCCGTTCTGCTGACGCTGTTCGCGTTCTATCCCTCTATCGCGACTCTGTGGTCGAGCCTGTTTTCCCGCGGCACCCGACGCAAACCCACCGAATTCGTCGGTACCGAAAACTACGCCGAGCTTTTCGCCGACCCGACCTTCTGGCTCGTGGTCAAAAACAACCTCCTTTATGCGGGCGTCACAATTCCTGTGTCGATTTTCATCGCGTTGTCCATGGCACTTTGGGCAAATGGCAAGATCCGTGCGCGTGGCTTTGTGCGTACTGCCTATTTCACGCCAACTGTTCTACCGATGATCGCCGCCGCCAATCTGTGGCTGTTTTTCTACACGCCCGGTCTTGGCGTGCTGGACCAGATTGGCAGTCTTTTCGGCCTGCCGTCGGTCAACTGGCTGGGCCAGCCGGAAACGGCACTTTGGGCCATCATCATCGTCACGATCTGGAAAGAGGCGGGGTTCTTCATGATTTTTTACCTTGCCGCATTGCAAACTATCCCCGAGGATCTCAAGGAAGCCGCCGACATCGAAGGGGCAAGCCGATGGACCTATACGCGGCGCATCGTGTTGCCGCTCTTGATGCCCACGACGTTGTTCATCGCAGTGAATGCCATGATCAACTCGGTCAAGCTGATCGACCACCTGTTTATCCTGACCAAAGGGGGGCCGTCCGACGCCTCCAAGCTGATCCTATATTACATTTGGGAAATGGCGTTCGCCTTCTTTGATGCACCAAGTGCGGCGGCTATGACGATCATGGTGATCGCGGTCCTTGGGATTGTGGCGGCGATCCAGTTCTTTTACCTCGACAAAAGGACGCACTACCAATGA
- a CDS encoding carbohydrate ABC transporter permease: MKSLTNFMDSFGAILLAIIWIAPLLFAFWAATHSTSDAVNLKLFSPWTLENFRVAWAGAPWLKYFINTFLLVTVILIGQFVLTTLAGFAFAQLQFPGKDFLFILVLMQLFILPEVLIVENYAMISRLGLFDTILGVGMPYMASAFGIFLMRQAFKGVPIELHEAARIEGCGLLGILWRVYVPLAKPTYLAYALVSVSTHWNNFLWPLIVTNSPDTRPLTVGLSIFGAPENGVDISIISAATLMSVAPLLIAFLIFQRQFVQAFLRAGIK; the protein is encoded by the coding sequence ATGAAGAGCTTGACCAATTTCATGGACAGCTTCGGTGCGATCCTGCTGGCGATCATCTGGATTGCACCTCTGCTGTTTGCGTTCTGGGCCGCCACCCACTCGACCTCGGATGCCGTCAACCTGAAACTCTTTTCGCCCTGGACGCTTGAGAATTTTCGCGTGGCCTGGGCCGGCGCCCCTTGGCTGAAGTACTTTATCAACACCTTCTTGCTCGTGACCGTGATCCTTATCGGACAGTTCGTTCTGACAACGCTGGCGGGCTTCGCTTTTGCCCAATTGCAGTTCCCCGGCAAAGACTTCTTGTTCATTCTGGTTCTGATGCAGCTTTTTATCCTGCCCGAAGTCCTGATCGTAGAAAACTATGCCATGATCTCACGTCTTGGGTTGTTCGACACGATCCTTGGCGTCGGCATGCCCTATATGGCCAGCGCCTTTGGCATCTTTCTGATGCGACAGGCTTTCAAAGGCGTGCCCATCGAATTGCACGAGGCCGCCCGCATCGAAGGTTGCGGATTGCTGGGTATCCTGTGGCGGGTCTACGTGCCCCTCGCGAAACCTACGTATCTCGCCTATGCGTTGGTATCGGTGTCGACCCACTGGAACAACTTCTTGTGGCCGCTGATCGTCACCAACTCGCCTGACACAAGGCCCCTCACAGTTGGTCTGTCGATTTTTGGTGCGCCGGAAAACGGCGTGGACATCAGCATTATTTCGGCTGCGACACTGATGTCTGTCGCCCCGTTGCTGATCGCCTTCCTGATCTTCCAACGCCAGTTTGTGCAAGCCTTCCTGCGTGCAGGGATCAAATGA
- a CDS encoding phosphodiesterase, which produces MTAILQISDTHIVPEGALVSGRLDTSDALARLVERITSIRDQIGPVDALLVSGDLSDDGSVQSYARFKSLIAPLDLPLYVIPGNHDARDPMRTAFDNKLPQSGPLNWTHQLGDVLLIGLDTMVEGQGLGTLSPDSLMFLQSALSQSGGAPVLLALHHPPFACGIGFMDEIGLTNRDDLHETVAGYAGTLRMVCGHIHNMIVSDIAGHIAISAPSPCSTFAYDRRPDAVVGYMTQEDGCLLHRWDDGFHTIRIGPMAGSGPFLF; this is translated from the coding sequence ATGACGGCAATCTTGCAGATATCCGACACCCATATCGTGCCCGAGGGTGCGTTGGTGTCGGGGCGGCTGGACACTTCTGATGCGCTCGCGCGGCTAGTGGAACGGATCACCAGCATCCGCGACCAGATCGGACCGGTTGATGCGCTTCTTGTTAGCGGCGATCTAAGCGATGATGGCAGTGTCCAAAGTTACGCACGGTTCAAGTCACTCATCGCGCCTCTGGACCTGCCGTTATATGTCATCCCCGGGAACCACGATGCCCGTGATCCGATGCGGACTGCCTTTGATAACAAGCTGCCTCAATCCGGCCCGCTAAACTGGACCCACCAGTTGGGTGACGTCCTCCTGATCGGGCTTGATACAATGGTCGAGGGACAGGGCTTGGGAACGTTATCGCCCGACAGCCTTATGTTTTTGCAAAGCGCCTTGTCTCAGTCAGGTGGCGCGCCGGTGCTCTTGGCGCTTCACCATCCCCCCTTTGCCTGTGGCATCGGCTTTATGGATGAAATCGGGTTGACCAACAGGGATGACCTGCATGAAACTGTGGCTGGATATGCTGGCACGCTGCGCATGGTCTGCGGTCACATCCACAACATGATTGTCAGCGACATTGCAGGTCATATCGCCATCTCTGCGCCATCGCCCTGCAGCACCTTCGCCTATGATCGCCGCCCGGATGCAGTTGTCGGTTACATGACGCAGGAAGATGGATGTTTGTTGCACCGATGGGACGACGGGTTTCATACTATCCGTATTGGGCCGATGGCCGGATCGGGTCCATTTCTCTTCTGA
- a CDS encoding Na/Pi cotransporter family protein: MNEPHIFQILIHIAGAAALLIWAVRLVRTGVERGFAAPLRIWLRHSAKNRLLAAATGMGAAVLLQSATAVAVLVSNFVSKGGLGTATGLVILLGADVGSAVVTQLLMVRQPILVPLLLVIGVAVFLRGEGSNTRQIGRIMIGLALIFVSLDMIRAATEPMISNPATQAVMAYLAHDLLTAFVIGAVFAWAVHSSVAAVLLFVTLAGQSILPPLAAATMILGANLGGGLIAFLLTYSAPIAVRRMVMGNLLLRGGGAALAVLLIAAMPEVLNQLGSTPARQSINLHLVFNLLLALVALPFVGPITAALSFIMVEKPDPDRALNIASALDPALLDRPQRAIDCAARELLGMGQKIEQMLITVEPLYDQWNGATANLIADQDRAIKKTHLEIKLFLARLGQKGMDEDLSRRSMEMASISTSLDSASDAIARTMLELAKRLDMQKLQFSPQGRDEIRDFADRVQSNVQLALNVMMNQNPAEARELVAAKEKVRKIEQKLQRSHIGRLREGLAESIETSNIHQETLRALKQINTAFSMVGHPILLKSGDLLKSRLA; the protein is encoded by the coding sequence GTGAATGAACCGCACATCTTCCAGATCTTGATCCATATCGCAGGTGCGGCAGCCCTGTTGATCTGGGCCGTGCGATTGGTTCGCACAGGCGTCGAGCGTGGTTTTGCAGCACCCCTGCGTATCTGGCTGCGGCATTCAGCCAAGAACCGACTGCTTGCGGCAGCAACTGGCATGGGTGCGGCTGTCTTGTTGCAAAGCGCCACCGCCGTTGCAGTTCTGGTGTCCAACTTTGTCTCCAAGGGCGGACTTGGGACGGCGACCGGGCTGGTGATCTTGTTGGGAGCCGATGTTGGATCGGCTGTGGTGACACAGCTCTTGATGGTGCGGCAGCCAATCCTTGTTCCATTGTTGCTTGTCATCGGGGTGGCTGTGTTTCTGCGCGGCGAAGGCAGCAACACACGGCAGATTGGCCGGATCATGATCGGACTTGCGCTCATTTTCGTGTCGCTGGACATGATCCGCGCAGCGACCGAACCAATGATATCCAACCCGGCCACGCAAGCGGTTATGGCCTATCTCGCTCATGATCTGCTGACCGCCTTTGTCATTGGCGCGGTGTTCGCTTGGGCGGTTCACTCAAGTGTTGCGGCAGTCTTGCTGTTTGTCACGCTTGCGGGACAATCCATATTGCCGCCGCTTGCAGCCGCCACAATGATACTGGGGGCAAATCTGGGGGGAGGCTTGATCGCATTCCTACTGACCTATTCTGCACCTATTGCCGTGCGACGGATGGTTATGGGCAATTTGCTCCTGCGTGGTGGCGGCGCCGCGCTGGCGGTGCTTCTGATTGCGGCAATGCCGGAAGTATTAAACCAACTTGGGTCAACACCCGCCCGACAATCCATCAATTTGCACCTTGTGTTCAATTTGTTGCTGGCGCTTGTTGCGCTCCCGTTTGTGGGGCCGATAACGGCCGCTCTGTCCTTTATCATGGTCGAAAAACCCGATCCGGACCGCGCTTTGAACATTGCCAGCGCCCTGGATCCCGCGCTGCTGGACCGCCCGCAACGCGCAATTGATTGCGCGGCGCGCGAACTGCTGGGGATGGGCCAGAAGATTGAACAGATGCTGATCACGGTCGAACCTCTCTATGATCAATGGAACGGTGCCACCGCGAACCTGATCGCCGATCAGGACAGGGCGATCAAAAAGACGCACCTGGAAATCAAACTCTTTCTCGCACGCCTTGGTCAGAAAGGTATGGATGAGGATTTAAGCCGCCGGTCGATGGAAATGGCCTCGATTTCAACCAGCCTCGATTCCGCATCTGATGCCATCGCGAGGACTATGCTGGAACTCGCCAAGCGTCTGGATATGCAGAAACTGCAATTCTCACCGCAGGGCCGCGATGAAATTCGCGATTTCGCGGATCGGGTCCAAAGCAATGTGCAGCTCGCCTTGAATGTGATGATGAACCAGAACCCGGCCGAGGCGCGCGAGCTTGTTGCGGCAAAGGAAAAGGTGCGCAAAATAGAACAGAAACTGCAACGCAGCCATATCGGCCGCCTGCGCGAGGGGTTGGCAGAAAGCATCGAGACGAGCAACATTCATCAGGAAACACTTCGGGCTCTGAAGCAGATCAACACCGCATTTTCGATGGTAGGCCACCCGATTCTACTTAAATCAGGTGATCTGTTGAAAAGCCGCCTCGCTTAG
- a CDS encoding chloride channel protein, with protein MTLAAALTWAVTLSVRECVIALNLVLFSGLTTLDTPRSMGVLFAVLVGSGFLRKWLGIGPVWVHEVGHGLPGVWKPIEPAAYGFGFGFRKAISTILTVGPGWAGGIAAPMVLTANAFGSAAARLAGIKPPAIERASRLVAIAAMGTTLFHAPIAGALFAMETVRREKIELKDALCCAMGALVAFSLSHLFLAEPDVAVSFSVSLGVNDYFIAAGIAVFVAGPIALIFTSILVLVRELSAHLTPGARILIGAFGSVATTAALWGTFDLHPEYVLGMAHLTLIDVFQPDGLATGPVSLLLALLLGRMALVAFSVSSGGSVGLFTPAAFFGAVSGALVGRILEATAWTPPSDPRLLFVTGMAAALAALLRTPLTAIALMVEIFGFDVFGPVALTCLVTFFISTTFPFYRVYRREVTSVN; from the coding sequence ATGACACTTGCTGCGGCACTGACTTGGGCTGTGACATTGAGCGTTCGAGAGTGCGTCATCGCATTGAATCTGGTCTTGTTTTCCGGTCTCACGACTCTTGATACGCCCAGGAGCATGGGGGTGTTGTTTGCTGTTCTTGTCGGCTCTGGTTTCCTACGCAAATGGCTCGGCATCGGGCCTGTTTGGGTGCATGAAGTGGGGCACGGCCTGCCTGGTGTTTGGAAGCCCATTGAGCCTGCAGCGTATGGTTTTGGCTTTGGCTTTCGTAAAGCCATTTCAACAATCCTGACCGTTGGCCCCGGATGGGCAGGCGGAATAGCGGCACCGATGGTCCTGACGGCAAATGCCTTCGGTTCAGCGGCAGCGCGCTTGGCTGGGATAAAGCCGCCCGCCATTGAACGGGCCTCCCGTCTCGTTGCAATCGCCGCAATGGGCACCACCCTTTTCCATGCGCCAATTGCGGGCGCTCTCTTCGCGATGGAGACCGTGCGCCGTGAGAAAATAGAGCTCAAGGATGCTCTATGCTGCGCGATGGGAGCTTTGGTTGCGTTCTCGCTGTCCCACCTGTTTTTGGCCGAACCAGACGTCGCGGTCTCGTTTTCGGTAAGTTTGGGGGTGAATGACTATTTCATTGCTGCGGGTATCGCTGTTTTTGTCGCCGGGCCCATCGCTTTGATTTTCACCAGCATCCTTGTACTCGTTCGCGAACTTTCAGCGCATTTGACTCCCGGTGCGCGTATCCTGATCGGCGCATTTGGTAGCGTCGCAACGACAGCTGCCCTTTGGGGTACTTTTGATCTTCACCCGGAATATGTGCTGGGTATGGCTCACCTGACCCTGATTGACGTGTTTCAACCGGACGGGTTGGCAACAGGACCCGTCAGTCTCCTCTTGGCACTCTTGCTCGGGCGCATGGCGCTTGTCGCATTTTCAGTATCGTCAGGTGGATCAGTGGGCTTGTTCACGCCAGCCGCTTTTTTCGGGGCGGTGAGCGGGGCCCTTGTTGGTCGCATTCTGGAAGCCACCGCTTGGACCCCGCCAAGCGATCCGCGGCTGCTTTTTGTGACCGGAATGGCGGCTGCACTAGCGGCGCTCTTGCGCACGCCTCTGACTGCCATAGCCCTCATGGTGGAGATTTTTGGATTTGATGTTTTTGGACCCGTCGCTCTGACCTGTCTGGTAACCTTCTTCATTTCCACCACCTTCCCTTTTTATCGCGTGTATCGCCGTGAGGTAACAAGTGTGAATTAG
- a CDS encoding glutamate decarboxylase has product MPVHPIQDHSDQHLSDIYASETSERSLPKYRMREEMAEPHAAYSLIRDELLLDGNARQNLATFCTTWIEDEVKQLMEDAVDKNMIDKDEYPQTAEIENRCVHILADLWHAQKSWDTVGCSTTGSSEAAMLGGLALKWKWRQRREAEGKDTSKPNLVTGPVQICWKKFARYFDVEIREVPLEGDALGLQPEDLRKYCDENTIGVIPTLGVTFTGIYEPVEALARELDAMERELGIDIPIHVDAASGGFIAPFIQPDLKWDFQIERVRSINTSGHKYGLAPLGVGWIIWASKDDLPEDLIFNVDYLGGNMPTFALNFSRPGGEIIAQYYNFLRLGREGYTQVQQTCADTAQWLGEKLAEMDIFDIVYDGYGGLPAVAYKLKDGNHGFTLYDLSERVRMRGWQIASYPLPSNRQETVVQRILVRHGVTRDLVGLLIEDIKRAIEHLKENPQPNSKAGPTFHHGGGEQK; this is encoded by the coding sequence ATGCCAGTACATCCAATTCAAGATCACAGTGATCAGCACCTGAGCGACATTTATGCGTCAGAGACTTCGGAACGAAGTCTGCCCAAATACCGAATGCGGGAGGAAATGGCCGAACCCCATGCCGCGTATTCGCTCATTCGCGATGAGTTGCTGCTTGATGGTAATGCCCGACAAAACCTTGCGACCTTCTGCACCACCTGGATTGAAGATGAAGTGAAGCAGCTCATGGAGGATGCTGTTGACAAAAACATGATCGACAAAGACGAGTATCCCCAGACCGCAGAGATTGAAAACCGCTGTGTTCACATCCTGGCCGACCTTTGGCATGCCCAAAAGTCATGGGATACCGTCGGTTGCTCCACGACAGGCTCAAGCGAAGCTGCGATGCTGGGCGGGCTTGCTTTGAAATGGAAGTGGCGTCAGCGCCGTGAGGCCGAAGGTAAGGACACCAGCAAGCCGAACCTTGTTACGGGTCCGGTACAGATTTGCTGGAAGAAATTCGCCCGCTATTTCGATGTCGAAATTCGCGAAGTTCCGCTTGAGGGCGATGCCCTCGGCCTTCAACCGGAAGACTTGCGGAAGTATTGCGATGAAAACACCATCGGGGTGATACCTACGCTGGGTGTGACCTTTACCGGTATTTACGAACCTGTTGAGGCGCTTGCCCGGGAACTGGATGCGATGGAGCGCGAGCTGGGCATCGATATCCCCATACATGTGGATGCGGCCTCCGGCGGCTTTATCGCTCCCTTCATCCAGCCTGACCTCAAGTGGGACTTCCAGATTGAACGTGTCCGCTCGATCAATACATCCGGCCACAAATACGGGCTGGCTCCTTTGGGTGTGGGCTGGATCATCTGGGCATCGAAGGACGATCTGCCGGAGGATTTGATTTTCAATGTCGACTACCTCGGTGGGAACATGCCGACGTTCGCGTTGAATTTCTCCCGTCCGGGCGGCGAGATCATTGCGCAATACTATAACTTCCTGCGGCTTGGGCGGGAAGGGTACACGCAAGTGCAGCAAACCTGTGCTGACACCGCACAGTGGCTGGGTGAAAAGCTGGCTGAGATGGACATCTTTGACATCGTCTATGATGGCTATGGCGGTTTGCCTGCGGTGGCCTACAAGCTCAAGGACGGCAATCATGGATTTACGCTCTACGATCTTTCAGAGCGTGTGCGCATGCGCGGTTGGCAAATCGCGTCCTATCCGCTGCCCTCAAACAGGCAAGAGACGGTTGTGCAGCGCATTTTGGTGCGCCACGGCGTGACGCGCGATCTTGTCGGGCTTCTGATCGAGGACATCAAACGCGCGATTGAACACCTTAAGGAAAACCCGCAGCCGAACTCAAAGGCCGGGCCAACCTTCCATCACGGCGGCGGGGAACAGAAATAA